A part of Armatimonadota bacterium genomic DNA contains:
- the vorB gene encoding 3-methyl-2-oxobutanoate dehydrogenase subunit VorB produces the protein MKRTLMKGNEALAEAAIRAGCRAYFGYPITPQNEVPEYMARHMPGAGGVFVQAESEIAAINMVHGAAGAGVRAMATTSSPGFSLMTEGLSYMIGSRLPCVVVNVMRGGPGLGNIAPAQGDYFQVTRGLGHGDTHGIVLAPSTVQEIVDLMPVAFELAERYRLPTVIAADGILGQMMEPVALPEPIAPPPPPEWATTGAVGSPRVISSIYLAPEELEQHVLSLMRTYQEIREREQRWEAYRADDAEVLVVAYGTAARVVRSAVDRVRAQGVAAGLIRPITLWPFPTSAFEMSPRRWLVVELSAGQMVEDVRLAVSGRAPVGLYGRVGGVVPSPAEVSEAIRAAVAEEVAWA, from the coding sequence GTGAAGCGCACCTTGATGAAGGGAAACGAGGCGCTGGCCGAGGCGGCCATTCGCGCCGGTTGCAGGGCCTATTTCGGCTATCCGATCACGCCCCAGAACGAGGTGCCGGAGTACATGGCCCGCCACATGCCAGGGGCGGGTGGCGTCTTCGTGCAGGCAGAGAGCGAGATCGCGGCCATCAACATGGTCCACGGCGCTGCGGGCGCCGGCGTCCGCGCTATGGCCACCACCAGCAGCCCCGGATTTAGTCTGATGACAGAAGGCCTTTCCTACATGATCGGCTCCCGGCTGCCGTGCGTCGTGGTCAACGTGATGCGCGGAGGTCCTGGGCTCGGCAACATTGCACCGGCGCAGGGAGATTACTTCCAGGTTACCCGCGGGCTGGGACACGGTGACACCCACGGCATCGTGCTAGCGCCGTCCACGGTCCAGGAGATCGTTGACCTCATGCCCGTCGCGTTCGAGCTGGCCGAGCGCTACCGGCTGCCAACGGTGATCGCCGCAGACGGCATACTCGGGCAGATGATGGAACCGGTGGCGCTGCCTGAACCCATCGCGCCTCCGCCTCCTCCTGAGTGGGCCACGACCGGCGCGGTGGGAAGCCCCCGCGTGATCTCGTCCATCTATCTGGCGCCGGAAGAGCTCGAACAGCACGTCCTTTCCCTGATGAGGACCTACCAGGAAATCCGCGAGCGCGAGCAGCGATGGGAGGCCTACCGCGCCGACGACGCGGAGGTGCTCGTTGTGGCCTACGGGACCGCGGCCCGCGTTGTGCGATCGGCCGTGGATCGCGTGCGCGCGCAGGGAGTCGCAGCCGGATTGATCAGGCCGATCACCCTCTGGCCGTTCCCGACTTCCGCGTTCGAGATGTCGCCGCGCCGGTGGCTGGTTGTGGAACTCAGCGCGGGACAGATGGTGGAGGACGTTCGCCTCGCCGTATCGGGCAGGGCGCCGGTCGGATTGTACGGCCGCGTCGGTGGGGTAGTGCCTTCTCCGGCGGAGGTGTCGGAGGCGATTCGGGCGGCCGTGGCCGAGGAGGTGGCCTGGGCATGA
- a CDS encoding JAB domain-containing protein: MVVAGGLSVKLLPLEDRPRERLLRDGAAGLSSVDLLTVLLRTGTRTLGAAEVAAELLVSYGSLQALSQAGPDELLRRCGIGPAKAGAVLAAFELGRRVQVAPAARRPLIRAPGDVAALLAGQMRHLDREHFRAVMLNTRHEVLDVTNVAVGGLDSAPIHPREVFKEAIRRSAAAVILVHNHPSGTPEPSGDDLRITARLQEAGRVVGIEVLDHVIIGDGRFVSLRERGALAG; this comes from the coding sequence ATGGTGGTGGCTGGCGGGCTGTCCGTCAAACTGCTTCCCCTAGAAGACAGACCCAGGGAACGCCTCCTGCGCGATGGCGCCGCAGGGCTATCCTCCGTGGACCTGTTGACGGTGCTGCTGCGGACCGGCACCCGTACCCTTGGGGCGGCCGAGGTCGCGGCCGAGCTGCTTGTGTCCTACGGCTCACTCCAGGCCCTAAGCCAGGCAGGGCCGGACGAACTGCTTCGGCGGTGCGGGATAGGTCCGGCCAAGGCCGGGGCAGTGCTCGCGGCGTTCGAGTTGGGGCGGCGGGTTCAGGTTGCGCCGGCGGCGCGCCGGCCGTTGATCAGGGCGCCGGGTGACGTTGCGGCGCTGCTGGCCGGGCAGATGCGGCACCTGGACCGCGAGCACTTCCGGGCAGTGATGCTCAACACCCGGCACGAGGTGCTGGACGTTACCAACGTGGCCGTTGGAGGGCTGGACAGCGCGCCCATCCACCCGCGGGAGGTCTTCAAGGAGGCGATCAGGCGGAGCGCTGCCGCGGTCATCCTTGTGCACAACCACCCTTCGGGCACGCCGGAGCCCAGCGGAGATGACCTGCGTATAACCGCCCGTCTGCAGGAGGCCGGGCGCGTGGTGGGCATTGAAGTGCTCGACCATGTCATCATCGGTGATGGACGCTTTGTGAGTTTGAGGGAACGCGGCGCGCTGGCGGGCTGA
- a CDS encoding response regulator transcription factor: protein MKQARDASPGGPRTIRLIVADDHAIVREGIKRLLQAEPDIEVVGEAGDGVAAVEMAQDLKPDVVCLDVSMPRMNGVEATRRIRASLPDVGVVVLTMHEDEDYVFELVKAGASGYVLKRASARDLVDAVHAVAGGHTFLHPMIARRLVSDHETSSSRDEERRRFDGLTEREREVVRLIADGLTNKEIAERLHISVKTVETHRTHIMEKLDLHDRAHLVRYAVRKGLVTA from the coding sequence ATGAAGCAGGCCCGAGACGCTTCGCCGGGAGGCCCCAGGACCATCCGGCTCATTGTCGCCGACGACCATGCCATCGTGCGCGAGGGCATCAAGCGCCTGCTCCAGGCCGAGCCGGACATCGAGGTCGTGGGTGAGGCGGGTGACGGTGTCGCGGCCGTGGAGATGGCCCAGGATCTCAAGCCCGACGTTGTGTGTCTGGATGTCAGCATGCCCAGGATGAATGGGGTGGAGGCGACCCGGCGCATCAGGGCCTCCCTGCCGGACGTCGGGGTGGTCGTCCTGACAATGCACGAGGACGAGGACTACGTGTTCGAGTTGGTGAAGGCAGGCGCTTCGGGCTACGTCTTGAAGCGGGCCAGCGCCCGCGACCTGGTGGATGCCGTGCACGCCGTGGCCGGGGGCCACACATTCCTGCATCCAATGATTGCGCGGCGGCTGGTCTCGGATCACGAGACATCCAGCAGCCGCGACGAAGAACGCCGGCGGTTCGACGGCCTGACCGAACGGGAACGCGAGGTCGTACGCCTGATCGCCGATGGCCTGACCAACAAGGAGATCGCGGAACGGCTCCACATCAGCGTCAAGACCGTCGAAACCCATCGCACGCACATCATGGAGAAGCTCGATCTGCACGATCGCGCACACCTGGTGCGCTACGCTGTCCGGAAGGGGCTGGTCACCGCATGA
- the tatA gene encoding twin-arginine translocase TatA/TatE family subunit — protein sequence MIGNVGPLEMLVILLILLLLFGASRLAGLGAAAGKTIKEFRKAIRDVEDDVNETKPSKPDA from the coding sequence GTGATCGGCAACGTGGGTCCCCTGGAGATGCTCGTTATCCTCTTGATATTGCTGCTGCTCTTTGGAGCCAGCCGGCTCGCAGGCCTGGGGGCGGCGGCTGGGAAGACGATAAAGGAGTTCCGCAAGGCGATCCGGGACGTGGAGGACGACGTGAACGAAACGAAACCCTCGAAGCCGGATGCCTAG
- a CDS encoding 2-oxoglutarate oxidoreductase, giving the protein MVEVTARPRSLVDVPLHYCPGCTHGIIHRLVAEAIDSLGIRERTIGVASVGCSVFIYNYLDVDFQQAPHGRAPAVATGIKRVLPDRVVFTYQGDGDLASIGAAEILHAAARGERITVIFVNNAIYGMTGGQMAPTTLSGMKTTTTPFGREIRQAGGALRVVELLAGMDGVAYAAREAVTSPARIHRARRAVEAAFRAQIEDRGLGIVELLSTCPVNWKLPPVEAVAWCEANMIPAFPLGVLKDTTGSGG; this is encoded by the coding sequence ATGGTTGAGGTTACGGCCAGGCCCCGCTCGCTGGTGGACGTGCCCCTGCACTACTGCCCGGGTTGCACGCACGGCATAATCCACCGTCTGGTGGCCGAGGCCATTGACAGTCTGGGCATCCGGGAGCGGACTATCGGCGTAGCGTCGGTTGGGTGCTCGGTCTTCATCTACAACTACCTCGACGTGGACTTCCAACAGGCCCCGCACGGCAGGGCGCCGGCGGTTGCCACGGGCATCAAGCGCGTACTGCCCGACCGCGTCGTGTTCACCTACCAGGGGGACGGCGATCTGGCCTCGATAGGCGCCGCTGAGATCCTCCACGCCGCCGCGCGGGGCGAGCGCATCACGGTCATCTTCGTGAACAACGCGATCTACGGCATGACCGGCGGTCAGATGGCGCCGACCACGCTGTCCGGAATGAAGACCACGACCACCCCCTTCGGCAGGGAGATCCGCCAGGCGGGGGGGGCGCTGCGCGTGGTCGAACTCCTGGCCGGCATGGACGGCGTGGCATACGCCGCGCGCGAAGCGGTCACGAGCCCTGCCCGTATCCACCGGGCCCGCCGCGCCGTAGAGGCCGCGTTCAGGGCGCAGATCGAGGACAGGGGTTTGGGCATAGTCGAGCTGCTCTCGACCTGTCCGGTGAACTGGAAGCTCCCGCCGGTCGAGGCGGTCGCGTGGTGCGAGGCCAACATGATCCCCGCGTTCCCGCTGGGCGTCCTGAAGGACACCACCGGGAGCGGGGGGTAG
- a CDS encoding 2-oxoacid:ferredoxin oxidoreductase subunit gamma encodes MAVHEIVIAGFGGQGVLFLGEVLAQAALSEGREVTWLPAYGPEQRGGTAYCTVVISSEPIGSPVASDPTVVIAMNRPSLDRFEPAVRPGGLIVCDSTLTGRVPERADVQAIAVPATAIAAELGAARAANVVLLGATMAARPILTIESVRAALDGMVADPQVMARNLAAFERGAREGSRP; translated from the coding sequence ATGGCCGTCCACGAGATCGTGATAGCCGGCTTCGGGGGACAGGGCGTGCTGTTTCTGGGTGAAGTCCTCGCGCAGGCGGCCCTCAGCGAGGGGCGCGAGGTAACCTGGCTGCCCGCTTACGGACCGGAGCAGCGCGGCGGCACCGCGTACTGTACGGTCGTGATCAGCAGCGAACCCATCGGCTCGCCTGTGGCCTCAGACCCAACCGTGGTGATCGCGATGAACCGGCCGTCGCTGGACCGGTTTGAGCCCGCGGTTCGGCCCGGGGGCCTGATCGTATGCGATAGCACGCTGACGGGGAGGGTACCTGAGCGCGCCGACGTCCAGGCCATTGCGGTGCCGGCGACGGCCATCGCCGCCGAGCTGGGCGCGGCGCGGGCGGCGAATGTCGTGCTGCTGGGCGCCACAATGGCGGCGAGACCGATCCTTACGATAGAGAGCGTGCGCGCGGCCCTGGACGGGATGGTGGCAGACCCTCAGGTCATGGCGCGTAACCTTGCGGCGTTCGAGCGCGGCGCGCGCGAGGGCTCCCGCCCATGA
- a CDS encoding CBS domain-containing protein: protein MRVRTLMTSPALVVGPEAPAWEALGLMRRHRIRRLPVVDGEVLVGIITWTDVVRVHAPAVEGPRRTPTLSVGVLVRHLMASAPVTVDPDATIEQAAALMRRHKIGGLPVVEDGRLVGVITESDLFEAFAEMLGAGPHEVKLHLAVGSISVELPRIVSRLTKAGIPIVAVHTLRTSGAEVVELVVHENDVGRAREVLHRLALETDVVEAQERGDRA, encoded by the coding sequence ATGCGCGTGCGCACCCTGATGACGTCGCCGGCGCTCGTGGTTGGGCCGGAGGCCCCGGCCTGGGAGGCCCTGGGGCTCATGCGGAGGCACCGCATCCGGCGCCTGCCGGTTGTGGACGGCGAGGTCCTGGTCGGGATCATTACCTGGACCGATGTGGTCCGCGTGCATGCTCCGGCGGTTGAGGGCCCCAGGCGCACTCCAACCCTGTCGGTGGGAGTGCTCGTCAGGCACCTGATGGCCAGCGCGCCCGTGACGGTTGATCCGGACGCCACGATTGAGCAGGCGGCCGCGCTCATGCGCCGACACAAGATCGGGGGGCTGCCTGTGGTCGAGGACGGCCGGCTGGTCGGCGTCATCACCGAGAGCGACCTGTTCGAGGCCTTCGCGGAGATGCTTGGGGCCGGCCCGCATGAGGTCAAGCTCCACCTGGCAGTTGGCAGCATTTCCGTTGAACTTCCAAGAATCGTGTCTAGGCTGACGAAGGCCGGAATCCCCATAGTTGCCGTGCACACGCTGCGCACCTCGGGTGCGGAGGTCGTAGAACTCGTGGTTCACGAGAACGACGTGGGGCGCGCCCGGGAGGTATTGCACCGTCTTGCCCTCGAAACAGACGTCGTGGAAGCGCAGGAGAGGGGGGACCGCGCGTGA
- a CDS encoding GNAT family N-acetyltransferase: MAPAAEQARAFPEILALEGGAALAEYEIAPGLGAFSSYGRRRAQVVRETLGRGLRAPGGEAFAAVLGDTIIGYLLLVPAGIDQPWGRLGDPRVLEVGIEVARGHRGQGIAQSLFRRAFARPVVESRIYVATGYVWCWDIEDTVIEAGIYADRLLALFGRFGFRREWTNEPNVALEPLNFLAVRIGQDVPAALVSRFRLAQRGEQVA; encoded by the coding sequence ATGGCCCCGGCCGCTGAGCAGGCACGGGCATTCCCCGAGATCCTCGCGCTCGAAGGCGGCGCAGCACTCGCGGAGTACGAGATCGCTCCAGGCCTGGGCGCGTTCTCCTCTTACGGACGCCGGCGCGCGCAGGTCGTCCGCGAGACGCTGGGCAGGGGGCTGCGGGCTCCGGGTGGGGAGGCCTTCGCCGCAGTCCTTGGCGACACAATCATCGGCTACCTGCTCCTGGTGCCGGCCGGCATTGACCAGCCCTGGGGCCGGCTGGGGGATCCCAGGGTGCTTGAGGTCGGCATAGAGGTGGCGCGCGGGCACAGAGGGCAGGGAATCGCTCAATCGTTGTTCCGCCGTGCCTTCGCCCGACCGGTGGTGGAGTCGCGGATATACGTGGCCACCGGGTACGTGTGGTGCTGGGACATCGAGGACACCGTCATCGAGGCCGGGATCTACGCCGACCGCCTGCTGGCGCTCTTCGGGCGGTTTGGGTTCCGGCGCGAGTGGACCAACGAACCCAACGTGGCCCTCGAGCCGCTGAACTTCCTGGCGGTGCGGATCGGGCAGGACGTGCCCGCGGCGCTCGTCAGCCGCTTTCGCCTGGCACAGCGGGGCGAACAGGTGGCCTGA
- the deoC gene encoding deoxyribose-phosphate aldolase — MIPKDQGWPYSARALAARIEHSVLAPEAGQADVESGCTVARARGVRSVVVKPVHVALARRLLEGTGIRVVSVIGFPHGNSTPEVKALEVSAAIRDGADEVDVVVNVGALCEGRWEPVAEELRAVVAASGGSPVKVILETALLTDAVKVRACGLADASGAAYVKTSTGFGRAGATVADVALLRGNVGSGVGVKASGGIRTLADAAAMIAAGADLIGTSQTEAILDEAGSAA, encoded by the coding sequence ATGATCCCGAAGGATCAGGGATGGCCGTACTCGGCCCGGGCCCTGGCCGCCCGCATCGAGCACTCGGTCCTGGCGCCCGAAGCCGGACAGGCCGACGTGGAATCCGGTTGCACCGTGGCCCGTGCCCGGGGAGTTCGATCCGTGGTGGTCAAGCCGGTGCACGTCGCCTTGGCCCGCCGGCTGCTGGAAGGGACCGGGATCCGCGTGGTGAGCGTGATCGGGTTCCCCCACGGTAACTCGACGCCGGAGGTGAAGGCCCTGGAGGTCTCCGCCGCGATCCGGGACGGTGCCGATGAGGTGGACGTCGTGGTGAACGTCGGCGCCCTGTGCGAGGGCCGATGGGAGCCGGTGGCGGAGGAACTTCGGGCGGTCGTGGCCGCGTCAGGCGGCAGTCCGGTGAAGGTGATCCTGGAGACCGCGCTGCTGACCGATGCCGTCAAGGTTCGTGCGTGCGGGCTCGCGGATGCCTCGGGCGCGGCCTATGTGAAGACTTCCACGGGATTTGGCAGGGCAGGGGCAACGGTGGCCGACGTGGCGCTGTTGCGGGGCAATGTGGGGTCTGGCGTCGGAGTGAAGGCGTCAGGGGGAATCCGCACGCTGGCGGATGCGGCGGCAATGATCGCCGCGGGAGCCGACCTCATCGGAACGAGCCAGACCGAAGCGATCCTGGACGAGGCCGGCTCCGCCGCCTGA
- a CDS encoding phage holin family protein, with amino-acid sequence MADEERATQGEPSGDLLRRLLADAAALGGVYGRATREHLLALARDFAFAALMVGAAVALGVMAIGLAVAAIVMVAAIWLPGWLAALVVLGIMITAMGILLSLGKVRLQRRRAAWAVRMAEEIRWLQTLFTRRS; translated from the coding sequence ATGGCGGATGAGGAACGCGCCACACAAGGCGAGCCCTCAGGCGACCTGCTGCGCCGGCTGCTCGCCGACGCGGCAGCCCTGGGCGGAGTGTACGGACGCGCCACACGAGAACACCTGCTCGCCCTGGCAAGGGACTTCGCGTTTGCCGCGTTGATGGTAGGCGCCGCTGTGGCGCTGGGCGTTATGGCCATAGGCCTGGCCGTCGCCGCGATCGTGATGGTGGCCGCGATCTGGCTGCCTGGCTGGCTGGCCGCCCTGGTGGTCCTGGGCATCATGATAACCGCGATGGGCATCCTGCTGTCGCTCGGCAAGGTCCGGCTGCAGCGGCGGAGGGCGGCCTGGGCGGTGCGCATGGCCGAGGAGATCCGTTGGCTGCAGACCCTTTTCACACGCCGGAGCTAG
- a CDS encoding rod shape-determining protein yields the protein MILDRLLAQFGRDMGVDLGTANTLVYARGAGIVLREPSVVAKRLDDGQILAVGEEAKRMIGRTPGDIVATRPLRDGVIADFDTTAAMLSYFLRRASNGRMWIRPRVVVGIPSGCTEVEKRAVVDATLQSGARNAYLIEEPMAAAIGAGLPVSDPIGSMVVDIGGGTTEVAVIALGGIVASRSIRIAGDELDEAIIQYARRSYNLLIGERSAEGIKIAVGSAFPGRDENAVDVRGRDLVSGLPRTVRMTSGEVREAIAEPVQAIVDAVKQTLERTPPELAADIVDRGIILVGGGALLRGMDRLLAEETGMPVSLTEDPLAAVVMGAGKVLEEIEILQKVLVASKRG from the coding sequence ATGATATTGGACAGGTTGCTGGCGCAGTTTGGGCGCGACATGGGGGTGGATCTGGGCACGGCCAACACACTGGTCTATGCACGAGGGGCAGGCATAGTCCTGCGCGAGCCTTCGGTGGTCGCAAAGCGCCTCGACGACGGCCAGATCCTGGCGGTGGGCGAGGAAGCCAAGCGGATGATCGGCCGCACGCCCGGGGACATAGTCGCCACGCGGCCGCTGCGTGACGGCGTGATTGCCGACTTCGACACGACCGCTGCGATGCTTTCCTATTTTCTCCGCCGCGCTTCGAACGGCCGGATGTGGATCCGGCCGCGCGTCGTGGTGGGCATCCCATCGGGCTGCACCGAGGTCGAGAAGAGGGCGGTTGTTGACGCAACGCTGCAGTCGGGCGCCCGAAACGCATACCTCATCGAGGAACCCATGGCAGCTGCGATCGGCGCCGGGCTGCCGGTTTCGGATCCGATCGGCAGCATGGTGGTGGACATCGGCGGAGGCACGACCGAGGTGGCGGTCATCGCGTTGGGCGGAATCGTGGCCAGCAGGTCCATCCGCATCGCAGGCGACGAACTGGACGAGGCGATCATCCAGTACGCCCGCCGCTCGTACAACCTGCTCATAGGCGAGCGATCGGCGGAGGGGATCAAGATCGCGGTGGGGTCAGCGTTTCCCGGCCGCGATGAGAATGCCGTGGACGTGCGTGGCCGCGACCTGGTCTCGGGCCTGCCGCGTACGGTGCGCATGACCAGTGGGGAGGTCCGCGAGGCGATAGCCGAGCCGGTACAGGCGATCGTTGACGCGGTGAAGCAGACGCTGGAGCGCACGCCTCCGGAGCTGGCGGCCGACATCGTGGACCGCGGAATCATCTTGGTTGGCGGCGGCGCCCTGCTGCGCGGGATGGACCGCTTGCTGGCGGAAGAGACCGGCATGCCGGTTTCGCTCACGGAAGACCCGCTGGCGGCCGTGGTCATGGGGGCCGGGAAAGTCCTCGAAGAGATTGAGATCTTGCAGAAGGTGCTGGTCGCGTCCAAGCGCGGATAG
- the tatC gene encoding twin-arginine translocase subunit TatC, which produces MHDRPMTIVEHLEELRRRLLIAFAALGVGAVIGFAFVDRVLDLLIRQLQVSHVVFFAPAEALFIRIKIALLLGVFVGLPVILYQLWAFIAVGLTRTERRAVMGLLPPSLVLFGLGAAFGLFVIMPVGVRVLLGYQTERLQPMLAVGPALSFLMAFVLAFGFIFQLPIVVVFLARMGIVSPATLAAGRRYAIVGIVVLSAVLTPGTDVVSQMLMAVPTYALYEISIWLARLVAPRPASSVQAYVE; this is translated from the coding sequence ATGCACGACCGACCGATGACGATCGTGGAGCACTTGGAGGAGCTGCGGCGGCGGCTCCTCATCGCGTTTGCCGCGCTGGGTGTGGGTGCGGTGATTGGATTCGCCTTTGTGGACCGAGTGCTCGACCTGCTCATCCGCCAGTTGCAGGTATCGCATGTCGTCTTCTTTGCCCCGGCGGAGGCGCTGTTCATCCGCATCAAGATCGCCCTGCTGCTGGGTGTCTTCGTCGGCCTGCCGGTGATACTGTACCAGCTCTGGGCGTTCATCGCCGTGGGGCTCACCAGGACCGAGCGGCGCGCGGTGATGGGACTGCTGCCGCCTTCGCTGGTGCTATTCGGGCTGGGCGCTGCGTTTGGGCTGTTCGTGATCATGCCCGTGGGCGTCCGGGTCCTGCTCGGGTACCAGACCGAGAGGCTGCAGCCGATGCTGGCGGTTGGGCCGGCCCTCTCGTTCCTTATGGCTTTCGTGCTGGCGTTCGGGTTCATCTTCCAGCTGCCGATAGTCGTGGTCTTCCTGGCCCGGATGGGCATAGTATCGCCCGCCACGCTGGCGGCGGGCCGCCGGTACGCCATAGTCGGCATCGTCGTGCTTTCCGCGGTACTGACGCCTGGGACCGACGTGGTCTCCCAGATGCTCATGGCGGTGCCAACGTACGCGCTCTACGAAATCAGCATCTGGCTGGCACGATTGGTCGCTCCTCGGCCGGCCTCGAGCGTTCAGGCTTACGTCGAGTAG
- a CDS encoding hydrogenase maturation protease, with amino-acid sequence MIIGIGNASRGDDAAGLIAARLIRDALLSLPDPPDPGRVAVLEQDGEGTALVAAWKGAETVILIDAALSGAAPGSIHRFDALGQPLPAGFRACSTHAFGVAEAIELARALDRLPQRLIVYGIEGLSFSAGEVPSEAVEAAVRAVVERVLADVR; translated from the coding sequence CTGATCATAGGCATTGGTAACGCGTCGCGGGGCGACGATGCGGCAGGGCTGATCGCCGCCCGCCTGATCAGGGATGCGCTTCTTTCCCTCCCGGATCCCCCGGATCCGGGGCGCGTTGCGGTGCTCGAACAGGATGGCGAGGGCACCGCCCTTGTCGCGGCCTGGAAGGGCGCGGAGACCGTGATCCTGATAGATGCCGCCCTCTCCGGCGCGGCTCCCGGCAGCATACACCGCTTCGATGCCCTCGGCCAGCCGCTCCCGGCCGGGTTCCGCGCTTGCTCGACTCACGCGTTCGGAGTGGCAGAGGCGATCGAGCTGGCCAGGGCGCTGGACCGGCTGCCGCAGCGGCTCATCGTCTACGGAATCGAGGGCCTGTCGTTCTCGGCAGGCGAGGTGCCCTCGGAGGCGGTCGAGGCCGCGGTACGGGCGGTGGTCGAGCGCGTGCTGGCCGACGTAAGGTAG
- the maf gene encoding septum formation protein Maf: MPPLVLASASSRRAELLRQVGWSFEIAAATPEEETLGVIPSGADHQGWTLDQVRARARRAALDKARPVSEARPDAVVIAADTVVTVDGIVLGKPTTAGEAVEMLHRLAGRTHHVVTGVVVAHGRRGVTLADDSTTAVQFRVLPPEEVLRYVASGEPMDKAGAYGIQGRAALFVEKLEGDYFGVVGLPLARLARMLETIGVRPA, from the coding sequence GTGCCGCCGCTGGTGCTGGCTTCCGCCTCTTCCCGGCGCGCTGAGCTCCTTCGTCAGGTCGGGTGGTCTTTCGAGATCGCCGCAGCGACCCCTGAGGAGGAGACGCTGGGGGTGATTCCCTCCGGCGCTGACCACCAGGGGTGGACGCTTGACCAGGTGCGGGCGCGCGCTCGAAGGGCCGCGCTGGATAAGGCCAGGCCTGTCAGCGAAGCACGGCCGGACGCGGTGGTCATCGCTGCCGATACGGTGGTGACGGTGGATGGGATCGTGCTGGGAAAGCCCACGACTGCGGGCGAAGCCGTGGAGATGCTACATCGCCTCGCGGGCCGCACGCACCACGTGGTCACCGGGGTCGTCGTCGCCCACGGCCGCCGTGGCGTGACGCTGGCCGATGATTCCACCACGGCAGTGCAGTTCCGGGTGTTGCCGCCGGAGGAGGTCCTCCGGTATGTCGCGTCCGGCGAGCCGATGGATAAGGCGGGGGCGTACGGCATTCAGGGCCGTGCGGCGCTATTCGTGGAGAAGCTGGAGGGGGACTACTTCGGGGTGGTGGGTCTCCCGCTGGCACGGCTGGCACGCATGCTCGAGACGATCGGCGTGCGACCGGCCTAG
- a CDS encoding 4Fe-4S dicluster domain-containing protein, whose translation MLIAAERCKGCGLCVAVCPPEIMELGSLNRLGYAVVRVTDQARCTSCTACALVCPEVAITVMRPQRARQTREGAK comes from the coding sequence GTGCTCATCGCCGCCGAGCGGTGCAAGGGCTGCGGGCTTTGCGTGGCCGTCTGCCCGCCTGAGATCATGGAGTTGGGGTCGCTCAACCGCCTGGGGTATGCTGTTGTGCGCGTGACCGATCAGGCCCGGTGCACTTCCTGCACGGCGTGCGCGCTGGTCTGCCCGGAGGTGGCCATCACTGTGATGCGCCCCCAGCGGGCCCGCCAGACGCGGGAGGGCGCCAAGTGA
- a CDS encoding DUF4321 domain-containing protein has protein sequence MARRTRNPWWVLFVIILFGGLLGSVIAEAVVGYPVLGFLAREVRAGVDPPVTLDLRIISLTAGGIVRLNLAMLLGVVIAVWIYRLL, from the coding sequence ATGGCCCGTCGCACCCGGAATCCCTGGTGGGTCCTGTTCGTAATCATCCTGTTTGGCGGCCTGCTGGGTAGCGTCATCGCCGAGGCGGTGGTCGGCTATCCGGTGCTCGGCTTCCTGGCCCGCGAGGTCCGCGCCGGCGTTGACCCTCCGGTCACCCTCGACCTGCGAATAATAAGCCTGACCGCGGGCGGGATCGTCCGGCTCAACCTGGCCATGCTGCTGGGCGTGGTGATCGCGGTCTGGATCTACCGGTTGTTGTAG